The following coding sequences lie in one Candidatus Diapherotrites archaeon genomic window:
- a CDS encoding tyrosine--tRNA ligase yields MNAQEKFELIARNSAELITEPEIRELTEKKKDPIAYCGYEPSGPIHLGHLVTINKLVDLGKAEFKVKVLLADYHGWLNRKGNWDFVEKQAKIWMKGFQALGLKEAEFVLGSSFQRTREYFDDLLKLSLHTTLNRALRSMQEIARDIENAHVSQAVYPLMQVADIKHLNVDLTEAGLEQRKIHMLAREIMQEIEGRKPLFVHTPLIDSLRGPGSKMSSSVPETMISVNDSEQDIKNKINKAYCVEGEAKGNALLEIAELIIFPRKKSLEIERPQKFGGRISFSGFSELKREFEEKKLHPQDLKNAVAMELIEILEPARKAFKGITA; encoded by the coding sequence TTGAACGCACAAGAAAAGTTTGAATTGATTGCAAGGAATTCAGCAGAACTCATTACTGAACCTGAAATAAGGGAATTGACTGAAAAGAAAAAGGATCCAATTGCTTACTGCGGCTATGAGCCTTCAGGCCCAATACACTTAGGGCATTTAGTAACAATAAACAAATTGGTTGATTTGGGAAAAGCAGAATTCAAGGTGAAAGTTCTTCTTGCAGACTATCACGGCTGGCTGAACAGGAAAGGCAACTGGGATTTCGTGGAAAAGCAGGCAAAGATTTGGATGAAAGGATTTCAGGCGTTAGGCCTGAAGGAAGCTGAATTCGTTTTGGGCTCAAGCTTTCAGAGGACAAGAGAATACTTTGATGATTTATTGAAGTTGTCTCTTCACACTACATTGAACAGGGCTTTGAGGTCAATGCAAGAAATTGCAAGGGACATAGAGAACGCGCATGTTTCGCAGGCTGTTTACCCCTTAATGCAGGTGGCAGACATAAAGCACTTGAATGTCGATTTAACAGAAGCAGGATTGGAGCAGAGAAAGATTCACATGCTCGCAAGGGAGATAATGCAGGAAATAGAAGGAAGAAAGCCCTTGTTTGTTCACACGCCATTAATTGATTCATTAAGAGGCCCTGGCAGCAAGATGTCTTCTTCTGTCCCTGAGACAATGATTTCTGTTAATGATTCAGAGCAGGACATAAAGAATAAAATTAACAAGGCTTACTGTGTTGAAGGCGAAGCAAAAGGCAATGCATTGCTTGAGATAGCAGAATTAATTATTTTTCCGAGGAAGAAAAGCCTTGAAATTGAAAGGCCACAAAAGTTTGGGGGAAGAATTTCTTTCTCTGGTTTTTCTGAATTGAAAAGAGAGTTTGAGGAAAAGAAACTGCATCCCCAGGACTTGAAGAATGCTGTTGCAATGGAATTGATTGAAATATTAGAGCCTGCAAGGAAGGCGTTTAAGGGGATTACAGCATAA
- a CDS encoding adenylyltransferase/cytidyltransferase family protein, which yields MPAKPEQKKLKKGIIHKPSRVLVFGTFDILHPGHLYYLEEAKKYGDELCVIVARDETVRKVKGRYPVMDELNRVKLINALKVVDRAVLGCKGDIYARVRELQPDIICLGYDQQPPIEELRNELEKVGMQVEMYRIKPFNPEQLQSTKIKQKVIEAQKKKQ from the coding sequence ATGCCAGCAAAACCAGAACAGAAAAAATTAAAGAAAGGGATAATACACAAGCCCTCTCGCGTCCTTGTATTTGGAACCTTTGACATCCTTCATCCGGGGCATCTCTATTACCTCGAAGAAGCAAAAAAGTACGGTGATGAACTCTGCGTTATTGTTGCAAGGGACGAAACAGTAAGGAAAGTGAAAGGCAGATATCCTGTAATGGATGAATTGAACAGGGTGAAATTAATTAATGCATTAAAGGTAGTTGACAGGGCAGTATTAGGATGCAAGGGAGACATTTACGCCAGAGTAAGAGAGTTGCAGCCTGACATTATCTGCTTGGGCTACGACCAGCAGCCTCCAATAGAAGAATTAAGGAACGAGTTAGAGAAGGTTGGAATGCAGGTCGAAATGTACCGCATCAAGCCCTTCAATCCAGAGCAACTGCAGTCCACCAAAATAAAACAGAAAGTAATTGAAGCCCAGAAAAAGAAACAATAG